From one Verrucomicrobiota bacterium genomic stretch:
- a CDS encoding nucleoside monophosphate kinase: MKHFIPVVALVSTMSCPSVVHAENEGAHLLGKALGYFRRSIKMAKDAVDFVHNQEFEPFIEQGKLIASGPAVFLFCRVWKRLMSEFPEIKVPRTIIWVNGAPGAGKGTNTRNVMRVMGISTHPIIVSDLLHTPEYQQKIDQGLLIDDEEVTYLVFKKIIEESHNEVGIIIDGYPRTLIQAECAALLKKRIGADRLREITVMLLVDERTSILRQKTRGQEAIEHNNQVQASGHGELQTVRATDMDDNVARTRYAMFRDQTLNALKYMKKCSNYYSIDAKGSFDEVRNRIYEALKKENAKL, translated from the coding sequence CCTGTCCCTCGGTAGTACATGCCGAGAACGAGGGGGCTCATTTGTTGGGCAAGGCGTTAGGGTATTTCAGGAGGAGTATTAAGATGGCGAAAGATGCGGTCGATTTTGTACACAATCAGGAATTTGAACCCTTTATTGAGCAGGGGAAATTGATAGCTTCAGGGCCTGCAGTATTTTTGTTTTGTCGCGTCTGGAAGCGTCTAATGTCGGAGTTCCCAGAGATTAAGGTACCACGCACAATTATTTGGGTTAATGGGGCTCCTGGTGCCGGAAAAGGGACGAATACGCGTAACGTCATGCGTGTAATGGGTATCTCGACACATCCGATTATTGTCAGCGATCTCTTACATACTCCAGAATATCAACAGAAAATCGATCAGGGACTACTCATTGATGATGAAGAGGTAACCTACTTAGTCTTTAAAAAGATCATTGAAGAAAGTCACAATGAGGTGGGAATCATTATTGATGGCTACCCAAGGACATTGATACAAGCAGAGTGTGCCGCGTTGTTAAAAAAAAGAATTGGCGCCGACCGGCTTCGTGAAATAACGGTTATGTTATTAGTAGATGAACGGACGAGTATTTTACGTCAAAAAACGCGGGGACAAGAGGCGATTGAGCACAACAACCAAGTTCAAGCTTCCGGTCATGGTGAACTTCAAACTGTACGAGCGACCGACATGGACGACAACGTTGCGCGGACACGTTATGCAATGTTTCGTGATCAAACTTTAAATGCGCTCAAATACATGAAAAAGTGTTCGAACTATTATAGCATTGACGCGAAGGGGTCCTTTGATGAGGTCCGGAATCGCATTTATGAAGCACTGAAAAAGGAAAATGCGAAGCTATAG